In the genome of Candidatus Microbacterium phytovorans, one region contains:
- a CDS encoding DUF853 family protein: MTAPDEAAAAEIARLQAEAEAAEAALKLAQAKAALAAAQAAAAQGGATPAAEAAPAPEAGAVPEEVPASEAAPAPEVAPASEAAPARAPEAAPAPAAATGPLDADEIAAIVKGYTFDGETLDLGALMNAEPVPSAQIRIPLGMMNRHGLVAGATGTGKTRTLQGLAEQLAAKGVPVFAADIKGDLSGVATPGEPSDKLLARTRGIGQDWMPTASVTEYFALGGIGKGVPVRATVSGFGPLLLSKVLGLNATQESSLGLVFHYADENGLALVDLSDLRAVLTYLTSDDGKAELKGLGGLSAATAGVILRELITFADDGADVFFGEPEFDVADFLRTAPDGRGVLSLLEVPGVADKPALFSTFLMYLLAELFEILPEVGDPDKPKLVFFFDEAHLLFRDASKDFLAAITQTVRLIRSKGVGVFFVTQTPKDVPGDVLAQLGSRVQHALRAFTPDDAKALRATVGTYPKSGYDLERTLQELGTGEAIVTVMSEKGAPTPVAWTRLRAPQGLMSPTPDPDIERAVHASPLLAKYGTAIDRESAREILTAKMNAAAEKDAAETAAAEKAKADAEYARQQAAVAKADAAAEKERQREYDRIMKATGGSTRTRTTRKKEASPLEQVLNSKATQSILTSVIRGVFGNGRR, translated from the coding sequence ATGACCGCGCCCGACGAAGCCGCTGCCGCCGAGATCGCCCGACTCCAGGCCGAGGCGGAGGCCGCCGAAGCGGCGCTGAAACTCGCGCAGGCCAAGGCCGCGCTCGCCGCCGCGCAGGCCGCCGCCGCGCAGGGAGGCGCGACGCCGGCAGCCGAGGCGGCACCGGCGCCGGAGGCGGGGGCGGTACCCGAAGAGGTCCCCGCGTCCGAGGCGGCACCGGCGCCCGAGGTCGCACCGGCATCCGAGGCGGCACCGGCACGGGCACCCGAGGCCGCCCCGGCACCGGCCGCGGCAACCGGACCGCTGGATGCCGACGAGATCGCGGCCATCGTGAAGGGCTACACGTTCGACGGCGAGACGCTCGACCTCGGCGCGCTCATGAACGCCGAACCCGTCCCGAGTGCACAGATCCGCATCCCGCTCGGGATGATGAACCGCCACGGCCTCGTCGCGGGCGCCACCGGAACGGGCAAGACGCGCACCCTGCAAGGACTCGCGGAGCAACTCGCCGCCAAGGGCGTGCCGGTGTTCGCCGCCGACATCAAGGGCGACCTGTCCGGTGTCGCGACGCCGGGGGAGCCGAGCGACAAGCTGCTGGCGCGCACCCGCGGGATCGGACAGGACTGGATGCCGACGGCATCCGTCACGGAGTACTTCGCCCTCGGCGGCATCGGCAAGGGCGTTCCGGTGCGGGCGACCGTCTCGGGATTCGGCCCGCTGCTGCTCAGCAAGGTGCTGGGGCTCAACGCCACGCAGGAGTCGAGCCTCGGCCTCGTCTTCCACTACGCCGACGAGAACGGCCTCGCCCTCGTCGACCTGTCCGATCTGCGCGCCGTGCTGACCTATCTGACGAGCGACGACGGCAAGGCGGAGCTGAAGGGCCTCGGCGGCCTGTCGGCGGCGACCGCCGGGGTGATCCTGCGCGAACTCATCACCTTCGCCGACGACGGCGCCGACGTCTTCTTCGGCGAGCCCGAGTTCGACGTCGCCGACTTCCTGCGGACGGCGCCCGACGGGCGCGGAGTGCTCTCCCTGCTCGAGGTGCCCGGCGTGGCCGACAAGCCCGCGCTCTTCTCGACGTTCCTCATGTACTTGCTCGCCGAGCTGTTCGAGATCCTCCCCGAGGTCGGCGACCCCGACAAACCCAAGCTCGTCTTCTTCTTCGACGAGGCGCACCTGCTCTTCCGCGACGCGTCGAAGGACTTCCTCGCGGCGATCACGCAGACCGTCCGCCTGATCCGGTCGAAAGGCGTCGGCGTCTTCTTCGTGACCCAGACGCCGAAGGACGTCCCCGGCGACGTGCTCGCCCAGTTGGGCTCCCGTGTGCAGCACGCTTTGCGCGCCTTCACGCCCGACGACGCCAAGGCCCTCCGCGCCACTGTGGGCACCTACCCGAAGAGCGGCTACGACCTCGAACGCACTCTGCAGGAGCTCGGCACGGGCGAGGCGATCGTCACGGTCATGAGCGAGAAGGGTGCGCCGACGCCTGTCGCCTGGACGCGGTTGCGCGCACCGCAGGGCCTGATGTCGCCCACGCCCGATCCCGACATCGAGCGGGCCGTGCACGCCTCGCCCCTGCTGGCGAAGTACGGCACGGCGATCGACCGGGAGTCGGCGCGGGAAATCCTGACGGCCAAGATGAACGCCGCCGCCGAGAAGGACGCCGCCGAGACCGCCGCGGCGGAGAAGGCGAAGGCGGATGCCGAGTACGCCCGGCAGCAGGCCGCCGTCGCGAAGGCCGACGCGGCAGCCGAGAAGGAGCGTCAGCGCGAGTACGACCGCATCATGAAAGCCACCGGCGGCAGCACGCGCACCCGTACGACGCGGAAGAAGGAGGCGTCGCCGCTCGAGCAGGTGCTGAACTCCAAGGCGACCCAGTCGATCCTCACGTCGGTCATCCGCGGTGTGTTCGGCAACGGCCGCCGCTGA